A genomic window from Leptolyngbya sp. BL0902 includes:
- the cobS gene encoding adenosylcobinamide-GDP ribazoletransferase, whose product MSPRWIEVLAPLARWWAQLGGALLFYTILPLPRWWVPQFEGIAALAPWVGLGLGLGLSSVDWTLETLGLTTLFRSALVVGLWLWLTGGLHLDGAMDTADGLAVQDPDRRLAVMADSHSGAFGVMVAIAILGLKTLALAELALGRPGSLVLAALGGRWGQVVAIARYPYLKATGKGAFHKPHLRLPWGVLEGVLASGLAVMTWIWIWPNQRFLALGTGAGALVLALLVGAWFQRRLGGHTGDTYGATVEWTEVLVLCWAAMLAHWLR is encoded by the coding sequence GTGAGTCCACGATGGATCGAGGTTTTGGCTCCCTTGGCCCGCTGGTGGGCGCAGTTGGGGGGTGCCCTGCTGTTTTATACCATCCTGCCGCTGCCTCGATGGTGGGTGCCGCAGTTTGAGGGCATTGCGGCCTTGGCTCCGTGGGTGGGTCTGGGGTTGGGCCTAGGCTTGTCGAGCGTAGACTGGACATTAGAGACGCTGGGGCTAACGACATTGTTCCGCAGTGCCCTGGTGGTGGGGCTGTGGCTCTGGCTGACGGGGGGCTTGCACCTAGATGGGGCCATGGATACCGCCGATGGCCTAGCGGTGCAGGATCCAGATCGACGGCTAGCGGTGATGGCCGATAGCCACAGTGGAGCCTTTGGGGTGATGGTTGCGATAGCCATCCTGGGGCTGAAGACCCTGGCCCTGGCCGAGTTGGCGCTGGGGCGACCGGGGAGCCTTGTGCTGGCGGCCCTAGGGGGGCGATGGGGGCAGGTGGTGGCTATCGCCCGCTATCCCTACCTCAAGGCGACGGGCAAAGGAGCATTCCACAAACCCCACCTGCGGCTACCCTGGGGGGTGCTGGAAGGGGTGTTGGCCAGCGGATTAGCGGTGATGACGTGGATCTGGATCTGGCCCAATCAGCGTTTTTTGGCGTTGGGGACAGGAGCGGGGGCACTGGTTTTGGCGCTGTTGGTAGGAGCTTGGTTTCAGCGCCGTTTGGGGGGGCACACCGGAGACACCTACGGGGCCACCGTGGAGTGGACGGAGGTGTTAGTTCTTTGCTGGGCAGCGATGCTGGCCCATTGGCTGAGGTAA
- a CDS encoding bacteriohemerythrin, with product MATWNESLKIGVPLIDVQHQQLFDQMDLLVDSIRNKKDFKQIKNILHFLKMYVANHFGYEEQCMHLYKCPMAGQNQLAHLYFNKRLTEIEVLVDSAQSLDHVADKVSQELIHWFVNHVRGIDSNLGPCAQPTG from the coding sequence ATGGCAACTTGGAATGAATCTCTCAAGATTGGCGTCCCTCTGATTGATGTTCAGCATCAGCAACTCTTTGACCAAATGGATCTCTTGGTCGATTCAATTCGCAACAAAAAAGACTTCAAGCAGATCAAGAATATTCTTCACTTCCTCAAGATGTACGTTGCCAATCATTTTGGCTATGAAGAGCAATGTATGCATCTCTATAAGTGCCCCATGGCAGGGCAGAATCAACTTGCCCACCTATACTTTAATAAACGACTGACAGAAATTGAGGTGCTGGTAGATTCTGCCCAGTCCCTCGACCATGTGGCCGATAAAGTTAGCCAAGAACTCATTCACTGGTTTGTGAATCATGTTCGCGGTATTGATTCCAACCTTGGCCCCTGCGCCCAGCCTACAGGGTAG
- a CDS encoding rhomboid family intramembrane serine protease — MVPLKDYNPGQRTPYMTYGLIVLNMSIFLYELSLSPGDLNAFFQTWAVIPQAFSNSLSTAVSIPNTLEWMTLITSQFLHGGLLHLLGNMLYLWIFGNNVEDQMGSFRFVLFYLTCGILANLVQWGFAMESTIPSLGASGAIAGVMGAYIFRFPGVRILTLVPFGPLPLPLKIPAIFYLGLWFLQQAVYGFDSLETPTMIGMEGGGIAYWAHAGGFAIGAGLGPLFGLFSQPDESAPLQPDQEG; from the coding sequence GTGGTTCCCCTCAAAGATTACAATCCTGGCCAACGCACGCCCTACATGACCTACGGGCTAATTGTCCTCAATATGTCGATTTTCCTCTACGAACTAAGCCTATCGCCTGGGGATTTGAACGCATTTTTTCAAACCTGGGCAGTGATTCCTCAGGCTTTTTCTAATAGTCTATCGACGGCAGTTTCCATACCTAATACCCTGGAGTGGATGACCTTAATCACCAGTCAATTTCTCCATGGTGGGCTGCTGCATCTGCTGGGGAATATGCTCTATCTATGGATTTTTGGCAACAATGTAGAAGACCAAATGGGGTCTTTCCGATTTGTGCTGTTCTACCTCACCTGTGGCATCTTGGCTAACCTTGTTCAGTGGGGCTTTGCCATGGAATCGACCATTCCCTCCCTGGGCGCGAGTGGAGCCATTGCTGGGGTGATGGGAGCCTATATTTTTCGGTTTCCAGGGGTGCGCATTCTCACCCTCGTTCCCTTTGGGCCATTGCCCCTGCCGCTGAAAATTCCCGCCATTTTTTATCTAGGACTGTGGTTTCTACAGCAGGCAGTCTATGGTTTTGACAGCCTAGAGACCCCCACCATGATTGGTATGGAGGGGGGTGGCATTGCCTATTGGGCCCATGCGGGAGGCTTTGCCATTGGTGCAGGGTTGGGGCCACTGTTTGGCCTCTTCAGCCAACCGGATGAATCGGCTCCCCTGCAACCCGACCAAGAGGGATAA